The nucleotide window ACTTACGAGCTCCACACATGAATTGCTTTAATCCTTGTTGTAATCGGTTGTAATATGTGTATACACCTAGAGCGCCTTCTGGCAAACGATCAAACGCGTCCTTACCTAAATCTTTTCTCAATTGCTCTGCTAAGATAAAGATTTGGTCCATGTTCTCGCCATATTTTTTCTGCTCATTAAACACTTTACCATTCTTGATTGCTTGCTCTACATTTTTACCAACCATTGCAGCCGTTAGTGGAGCACGAGCCATTCCTACAACTTTTACATATGGTGCACTCATAGCAATTGTCTTGAACATATGATCTTCTAAAGAGAATCCACCTGCCATTGAGATTGGAGGAACATATTCACCAGCAGCAGCTAGGCGGTCACAGTATTCCGTTAGCATAGATTGGATATACGCAGTTGGAACACCCCACTCATTCATCATTCTCCAAGGGCTCATTCCCGTTCCGCCGCCTGCACCATCTACAGTTAATAGATCTAATTTCGCTTTTGAAGCGAATTTCAATGCTAGGGCAAGATCAGCTGGACGATATGCGCCAGTTTTTAAGAAAATTCTCTTTGCACCCGCTTGGCGTAACTCCTCTACGCGCTTCATGAAACCTTCTTCATCTACCATACCAACTCTTGAATGACGCTCGAATTCCTTGAAAGCGCCTTTTCTATATGCTTCCTGTACGGTTTCGTTCTCAGGATCAGGTAATACGATATATCCACGCTTTTTCAGTTCTAGAGCAAAATCTAAAGACTTGATTTTAACCTCGCCGCCAATATCTTTAGCACCTTGTCCCCACTTTAATTCAACTGTGTCTACACCTAACTTCTCTAATGTATATTCTTGCACGCCTAAACGCGTATCTTCTACGTTTGCTTGAACAGCAATTGTACCATAACCATTATACCAGTCAGTAAATGAAGTTACACGCTTCACCATAGCAGGTGAATGAACAACTCTTCCATTCTTCACTTCTAACTCAGGGTCCATACCACAAATGTTCTCACCAATTACAATTGCAGCACCAGCAATTGCAGTACCACAAGCTAGTCCAGCCCAGTTGTCTTTAGCAACAAAAGTAGAACCCATTCCTGCTACAATTACAGGAGTCTGTAGCTTCAATCCGCCATCAGCACCGATTGCAGTCTCTATATTTACATTTGGGAAAATCGCTTTATCACTATCTGCTTCGATTCCATGAGCGCCAACAGTTGTACCCATTATATTGAAATGTGAATAATCAATTGGATAGTCTTTCTCAGAAGCTGATGTTGTAGTTCCAAAAGGTTGTGGATACAATACTTCTTTACCACGAACTGCAGAAGTTCCTACTTCGCAAAAACCTGGACATCCATCAAGACATGTAGAACATAGTCCACTACTAGGTACATACGCATTTGGAGTGCGTAACTTTGTTAATGTTGCAGTACTAAAATTCGGTTTACTAAACGTCATTATCGTCCCAGCTCCCTATTATGTAGTATAAAGTTTATCTCAGCGGCGTTGCCTCGAAATAAGTGTAACTAGAGTTCAGTTGGAATAAAAACTCCATCCGAACTAAGTTATTCTTTATAAAAATCTAACATATCATGTTAGATTTTTCAATATATTATAGCATTCTTCTCTTGAATTCTACAATAAAATTATTCATAATCTATTCACGAAAATCCAAAAAAAACAAAAAACCTAGACCCCAACTAGGGTCTAGGTTTTTTGTAAGTAATTATTTTCTAATAAAAATTATGTCAACTTATTTGTAGCTGATTTCGTGGCAAGTTTTGCAGTCAGCATACGTTCCATCTAATGCATGTGGTGGTACTTTTGGAAGCATTGCTCCACCTACGTGACATGTTGCACACGCATCATACATAGGGTTATCCTTATGAGATGCTGGTTTTACAAGAGCCGGTGCAGCAGGAGCTGCTTGACCTTCCTTGTAAGTAATGTCATGACAGAATGAGCAGTCAGCATACGTTCCATCTAATGCATGCGGAGGTACTGCTGGTAACATTGCTCCACCCACGTGACAAGTAGCACATTGTGCAAATGCAGCGTTATCCTTGTGGTTTGCAGGTTTTA belongs to Desulfuribacillus stibiiarsenatis and includes:
- a CDS encoding FMN-binding glutamate synthase family protein codes for the protein MTFSKPNFSTATLTKLRTPNAYVPSSGLCSTCLDGCPGFCEVGTSAVRGKEVLYPQPFGTTTSASEKDYPIDYSHFNIMGTTVGAHGIEADSDKAIFPNVNIETAIGADGGLKLQTPVIVAGMGSTFVAKDNWAGLACGTAIAGAAIVIGENICGMDPELEVKNGRVVHSPAMVKRVTSFTDWYNGYGTIAVQANVEDTRLGVQEYTLEKLGVDTVELKWGQGAKDIGGEVKIKSLDFALELKKRGYIVLPDPENETVQEAYRKGAFKEFERHSRVGMVDEEGFMKRVEELRQAGAKRIFLKTGAYRPADLALALKFASKAKLDLLTVDGAGGGTGMSPWRMMNEWGVPTAYIQSMLTEYCDRLAAAGEYVPPISMAGGFSLEDHMFKTIAMSAPYVKVVGMARAPLTAAMVGKNVEQAIKNGKVFNEQKKYGENMDQIFILAEQLRKDLGKDAFDRLPEGALGVYTYYNRLQQGLKQFMCGARKFTLAHIDRNDLVALTEEAAKISGIKYIMDADREEVKNILGC